A DNA window from Dehalogenimonas sp. THU2 contains the following coding sequences:
- a CDS encoding tubulin/FtsZ family protein, with protein MKLIVVGLGQAGSRIADEFARINKRAQSQRGIEICPGIFAVNTDAADLTGLTTIEPDYQHRILIGGRKTGGHGVGKINELGAEVARADADKVIDALRSARHFYEADAFLLAASSAGGTGSGSISIIAQRIKERYPDKPLYSLLALPFEHERETEERASYNSAVCLKSIYSISDCVFLIDNQRYVMKDSSLGNNMSRINELIVEPFYDLLCAGEEKNPKFIGAKTLDAGDIIQTLSGWSVLGSGQSDLSKSFSLFERSTDFRKKTSETHKGIQAMDEAISEMSLKCNPKEAGRAIYLVSAPPKEMNMDMMRELNEWMRELCPNAIIRNGDYPRGSNKLTVTVILSELSDVERVRNFYSDSLTLIPVIKQRQVELRHKLADINDMGKDIPSLLED; from the coding sequence GTCAACACCGACGCCGCGGATCTTACCGGGCTTACCACCATCGAACCAGATTATCAGCACCGCATCCTGATCGGCGGACGCAAGACCGGCGGTCATGGCGTCGGCAAGATCAATGAACTTGGCGCCGAGGTAGCCCGGGCTGATGCTGACAAGGTCATCGACGCTCTACGAAGCGCGCGCCATTTTTATGAGGCGGACGCCTTCCTCCTGGCGGCCAGTTCCGCCGGCGGCACGGGATCGGGCTCGATCTCGATCATCGCGCAGCGGATCAAAGAACGTTATCCCGACAAACCGCTGTATTCCTTACTGGCTTTGCCGTTCGAGCATGAGCGCGAAACCGAGGAACGGGCTTCCTACAACTCCGCGGTCTGTCTTAAATCCATCTACTCCATCTCCGATTGTGTCTTTCTCATCGATAACCAGCGCTACGTTATGAAAGATTCTTCCTTGGGCAACAACATGTCCCGCATCAACGAACTCATCGTCGAGCCTTTTTACGACCTGCTGTGCGCCGGGGAAGAAAAGAACCCCAAGTTCATCGGCGCCAAGACGCTCGATGCCGGCGACATTATCCAGACACTTTCCGGCTGGTCCGTGTTAGGCTCCGGGCAATCCGACCTGAGCAAGTCTTTCAGTCTTTTCGAGCGCAGCACAGACTTCCGCAAGAAAACCTCCGAAACCCATAAGGGCATCCAGGCTATGGACGAGGCCATCAGCGAAATGTCGCTCAAATGCAATCCCAAGGAAGCCGGCCGCGCCATCTACCTGGTTTCAGCTCCCCCCAAGGAGATGAACATGGACATGATGCGAGAGCTGAACGAATGGATGCGGGAGCTTTGCCCCAACGCCATTATCCGTAACGGTGATTATCCCCGCGGCTCCAACAAGTTAACCGTAACCGTGATCCTCTCGGAACTCTCCGATGTGGAAAGAGTGCGCAATTTCTACTCCGACTCGCTCACCCTGATCCCGGTCATCAAACAGCGCCAGGTGGAACTCCGCCACAAGCTTGCAGACATCAACGACATGGGCAAGGATATTCCCTCGCTCCTGGAAGATTAG